The Pelagicoccus albus genome includes the window TACAGGCGAATCGCCTTGGTTTCTGCGAAACCTTCTCAGCGGTGGCAACCACGAACGAGCAGCTTAGGTCGTCTCCCAAGGACTCGTGCCTGCCGGTTTGCGTTCAATTCTCGCTTACTGCGATGCGGGCAAATATCGAGCGAGCGTCCCCGGTAGGGAAAAGTTCTTGCAAGCTTCCCGAGGCGGATAGCTGCCATTGCTCGACTCGTTCGGAAAAGTCGGGTAGGGGACTTGTTTCCAAGACAGCCGAATAGCCGATGCTATCGGGATGTGTAACGAGAGAGACATCGAACAGCGGGCCGTCTTTGGTCGAGCTTACCGAGAAAGAGAGATTTGGCCGGGATAATGGATCGTCCGGATCGCTCTGTCCTAAGTATTCAAATACGTTCGAAAAGCCGTCTCCATCTGGATCGGATCCGATAGCTGCGTCCTCACCCGGCAAGCCCGACATCTGCAGGTAATCAGAAAGGGAATACGATACGCAGACTTGTGCTGAAGCGCTTTTTGTCGAACCGCCCGAGTTGCTCACAGAAACTGCGTAGGAGCCCGCGTCGGAGAGTTGAGCTTGGGCGATGATTAGGTTTTCGGTGGTCTGACTCTCGAGGATGAGTCCGTCCCTCTCCCAGGCGTAGCTGAGGTCTGAACCATTGGCTTCCACCGACAGGATGATTTGCGAACCGGTGGCGACTCTCAGGTTCAGAGGATCCTGTGTTATTTCCGGAGCGGAGGAGGCTGAGGGGGCGAGAACGGAATCGATCGCAGCTCGAAAGGTATCTATCGGTTGATCGAGGTCGCCATAGCCGAGTCGCGTGTAGAGCAATTCCCATTGTTCGTGGCTGGGAGATGCAGCCACGCCATTTATGATGGCAAAAATGGGTTGATTGCTTGCTTGGAAGCGATTTGCGACCTTTCGGTCGAAGTCATTTAGCACCTGCTGCATGGAGTACTTCTCGATGAAACTTTGCGTCAAGGTTTCCGCGTCCGCCTGTAGGTTCAGGCCTACATGCATGACTGGAATTCCATTCACGTTGCCGGAGTTACGATAGTATTGCACGATTCCTTTCTCCACATCCTCAGCTGCCGCTTGGCAAAAAGGGCACCAGTAGGCAAACCATTCGAGGAAAACGATTTTTCCCTCGAAGTCGTGCAGGCTGACGTTTTGCCCGGTGGCTCGGTCGACTAAAGTAAAGTTCTCTACCACATCTCCCACTCGGTAGCGTTCTTGGGCTGACGCGGAAGATGCAAAAAACTGTATCGAAAATAAAGATACTAGTAGGATACAGGCTTTGAGAAACGAAGTCATTTGGAGGAACGCTTAAAATCGATTTCCGATCGAAAGTTGTAGGAGGGTCCAGTCAGAATCGCGGTAGAGGTTTTGGAAAAAATCGAGGTCGGGATTCCCCTCCGCGTAGTCGGATTCGGTTGAGCTGAGGAACAGCTTCGCTTGCCAGCTTTCGGTTTCTAACCTGAGCCCTATGCCGACCGAATCGCTGGTCAGTTCAGGAGCGGCAGTGGTGAAGAGGAGAGCGTTTTCGATCTCGCCAGAATCCTGGTAGCTTCGGCCGGTGGCGTATACAGCTAGGGCCCTATTTAGCTGAAGCTCGACTGTGGTTTCGTAGAAATTGGCGTCGAAGCTCGATCCTTCCCTCGTTGCTCCTATTCGATTTCTCCACACCATTGCTTCATTGAGGGAAACGTTAACTGCTAGCTCGCCGGAGTAGCGGATTTCGCGTTCCGAAGTGTCGACGGCTGAGACGCTGAGCAGAGATCGTATACGTTTCGTAACTACGTTTTCAGTGGAAAGGCTTAGGGCGTTTGTAATCAATGACGTTTGCCCGCGCGTGATGCCGTCGAAATCGATTTCGTAGCCTGGAGATACCTCGTCTTTGATACGGGTGAGGTAGACGCTTAGGAAGGCCGAAGCAGGCAAGTACTCCCAACGCATACCAGCCCCTAGGCTCGCGGCGCTTGCCTTAAAGTTCTCGTATAGCTCGTGACCCGTTACCCCTTCTAGAGGCGAAAAATGTTGATCGAAATAAGTGT containing:
- a CDS encoding redoxin domain-containing protein; its protein translation is MTSFLKACILLVSLFSIQFFASSASAQERYRVGDVVENFTLVDRATGQNVSLHDFEGKIVFLEWFAYWCPFCQAAAEDVEKGIVQYYRNSGNVNGIPVMHVGLNLQADAETLTQSFIEKYSMQQVLNDFDRKVANRFQASNQPIFAIINGVAASPSHEQWELLYTRLGYGDLDQPIDTFRAAIDSVLAPSASSAPEITQDPLNLRVATGSQIILSVEANGSDLSYAWERDGLILESQTTENLIIAQAQLSDAGSYAVSVSNSGGSTKSASAQVCVSYSLSDYLQMSGLPGEDAAIGSDPDGDGFSNVFEYLGQSDPDDPLSRPNLSFSVSSTKDGPLFDVSLVTHPDSIGYSAVLETSPLPDFSERVEQWQLSASGSLQELFPTGDARSIFARIAVSEN